The genomic interval ACACGGTTCATCATCGAATTTGACGTATAACCTGTCCCCGGGGCGCTTCACTCTTCCGTGCCGGACCGTTCCCGCAGTTTCCTGCGCAGGACCTTGCCGATCGCGCTCTTCGGCAGCATATCGATGAACTCGACGATTCTCGGCCGTTTGTACGTGGCCATTTTCTCTTTGCAGAACTCAAGGATATCTTCTTCCGTGGTTTTGCCCCTGAATTCTTCCTTCAATACCACACACGCCTTGACGGTCTCTCCCCGATATTCGTCGGGAACGCCGATAACGGCGACCTCCATGACCGCCGGGTGCTGCATTATATCCGATTCCACATCGAAGGGCGAGATATTGTAGCCGGAGGCGATGATCAGGTCCTTGATGCGATCGACAAAGAAGATGAACCCTTCCTCGTCCATGTAGCAGGCGTCTCCCGTGTGAAGCCAGCCATCGGTCTGGAAGGTTTCCTTCGTATCTTCCGGTTTGTTCCAGTATCCCTTGGCGACCTGGAGACCCCGGTACATCAGTTCACCCGTTTCTCCTCTCGGGAGGATTTCCCCCGTTTCGGGGTTGACGATCTTTGCCTCGCCGGCTACGGGAACCCCGATCGAATCGGGGTTCGAGCGGTTGGGGAGGTTCACGATCGCTCCCGCGTTGCATTCCGTCATACCCCAGCCCTGACTGAGCTTTATTCCCGTGTTTTCGTGCCAGCGTTTCTGCAGTTCCGAGGGTACCGGCGCGCCCGCTGCGATGCAGACCTTCAGGTTGCCGAGGTCATGGCTTTTCAGATCGGGCTGTCCCAAAAGCGCGATATACACCGTGGGTATCGCCACAAGCGAATCGACCTTCCATGTATCGATCAGACGCAGGTATTCCGCGGCGTCGAACATGGGCATGAGGACCACGGTCCCGCCCTTGTAAAGCATGGGATGGAGCATGAGGTAGTAACCGCCGATGTGAAACATGGGAAGTATCTGGAGGTTGACGAAGTCATGATCGCAGCCGACGGTGTGACATTGCGCGAGGCAGGCGTTTATCATGCTGTAGTGTGTTTCCATGACGCCCTTCGGCGGTCCCGTGGTTCCCGCGGTATAGATGATCAGTGCCGTGTCTTCCTTGGAATTCACCGTAACTGCCGGCGGCGTGGGTGGATAGGATTCCAGCAGTTCCATGAAATCGACGGTGCCCGGGATGGACTGCTTTTCGCTCGTCAGGATCGGCGGCACCCATCCGTCGGGTCCGGAGAAGTCGCGGATATATACGCTGATGACATGTCGAAGCCCTGTCCGGCCTTTGATACGATCGATCAACGGGCAGAGGAGGTCAAGGCAGATCACCGTCTGGGCGCCGGAATCGTTGAGAATATAGGACATTTCATTATCCTGGAACATGACGTTGCAGGGAACGGAGATGGCCCCGAGCTTGATGACGGCGTGAAAGGCGAGGACCGCCTGTATGGACAGGGGCAGGACCACGGCGATACGGTCACCTTTTCTCACGCCCATGGCGACCAGCGCCGTCGCGAGCCGGTCCGAGAGTTCATCCATTTCCCTGTACGTGACCTCGCGACCCATAAAGACCAGGGCCGTTTTCAGGGGAAACCGGTAAACGGATTCCTTTACGAGATCGTAAAAATTTCCCTCGGGGGCGGGCGGTACCGGTTCGGCACCCCAGCCCGGGTCATGCCTGACATACGAAAAATGTTCAAAAATATTTGGAAAATCCTTCTTCATGGTCCCCTCCTTTTTCCGATTTCATGCATATCGTATTGTTGTTTTACGCGACCCGGCCCATCAGTTTCCGATGGTCACCGCGAGGCCCGCGTCATTCACGATGCGTTTCAGAAGGGATATGTGAGCGTCAGAGGGTTGTTTCGCTTCGGGCATCTCATACACCGTGCCGATCTGTGCGCACTTGCTCATGCCGCCTTCGTGGTAGGGCAGAAATGAGACCTTCTCCACATTCAGGGTCTTCCCCAGCGTGGCGATACGACCGATCTCGTCGGGGTCATCGTTCACCCCCGCAATGAGCGGAATGCGAAGCCAGGTCCTTACACACCCTGCGATGTGTTCGAAATTGGACAGGATCAGTTCGTTGCCGACACCCGTAAAGGCGCGATGGATATCATCATCAAGTGTCTTGATGTCGTACAGTACCAGATCGAGGCAGGGGAGGATCTCGTCGAAGGCCAATTTCTGCGCGTACCCGGTCGTGTCCAGGGCGACGGAGAGACCTCGTTCCTTCAGGGCCGCTGCAAGCTCCGCGGCAAACCGATGCTGCATGAGCGGTTCGCCTCCGGAGAGGGTTACCCCTCCGCCGGAGTTATGGTAAAAGGGCAGGTCTCTTTCAACTTCTTCAATGATCTCATCACGGTCCATATAGGTGCCGGACACCTGGAGCGACCGGGAAGGGCAGGCGTCAAAACATTCCAGGCACTGGCGGCATGCATCCCAGTCGATCACCCTGCCCGTATCGGGTATCATATGGATAGCGTTGTGCGGGCATGCCTCCGCGCACCTCCCGCAGGCGGTGCATCGTATGTCCCTGGCTATCAACTGAGGCTGCATTCGCTGCGATTCCGGGTTGCTGCACCATTTGCAGGACAGGGGGCATCCCTTGAAGAATACCGTGGTCCTGATACCCGGTCCGTCATGGAGACTGAATCGCTGAATGTTGAATATGACGCCCTTTGTCATGGTTCCCCGGGGCCGCTCCCCCCTGGATTACCGGAATGACTGCTCCGTTCTGGCGATGATAGAATCCTGCAGCCCTTTGCTCAGGTCTACAAAGTAGGCACTGTATCCCGCCACCCGAACGATCAGGTCCTGGTAATTTTCGGGGTGTTTCTGGGCCTTCACATAGGTCTCTTTATCCGCCACGTTGAACTGGATATGACTGATCCCGAGATCGCCCCAGGTCCTCAGGTAGCTGATGAACAACTGTTTCATATCCCCGTCGAGCGCCGATGGGGGAAATTTCTGGTTCAGCAGGTGGTTGTAGGTTTTTGTCGTGCTTATCTTCGATGCCGATTTCAGCACGGCCGTAGGGCCTTTGAAGTCCGCTCCCTGAACCGGTGAAAGCGTGGCATCGGCAAAGGGGTCGCCGTCCCTGCGTCCGTCGGGTGTGGCCGGTGTGCTGATCCCCGATGCATAGGTTCCGGAAACGCCGCTTCCGTCGCCCCTGCAGGGGTAGCCGAAGCGGTCGGTGAATTCGGCCATCACCTCCGCAGTCCTGTGATGTATGAGCGAGGCGATGTCATCGGCATAGTCGTCATCGTTGCCGTACTTCGGTGCGTGAAGCACCCGCTGCCGGAGTTCGTCGTGTCCCTCCCAGTTCTTGTCCATGGCTTCGATCAGCTCTCCCATGGAGACCGTCCCGTCGTCGAAGACGAGTTTCTTGATGGCCGCGATACCATCGACGACGTTCGTGGTGCCGATGATGACGCAGAAATCATGCACCCGCGAAGGATAGATCCACCGGCGGCAGTCCTTTCCCTTTTTGATGCACCCTTCGAGGACTGCCGAATAAAACGGTCGCGGCAGGTATTTCTCGTATATGGTCCTGCAGGTGTTCTCGATCCTGTTCTGCCTGCCGAAAAAGTGGCGCACCTGTTCGAGGTAGGCCTCAATGACGTTGTTGATCGACGTGAAATCCGCCGGGTCGGGCGTCGGGGCGCCCCACTGTTCACCGGTTTCAGGATTGATACCCCGGTGCAGGGCCCACCACAGGCATTTCGGGAGTATAAGCCCGCCCAGGGCCCGCCGGGCGATGTTCTTTCCGGGGAGTTCGATGTAGACACATCCCGTTACGGCGTAGTCGCGGGCGTCTTCGAGGGGAACGTCCCATTCCAGCAGGGTGGGTAGCAACGTCATATCATTAAAAAATGACGGATACCCGATCCCCGTGCGCAGCACTTCGGTGACCCGTGAGAGAAGTTCGTCGGGCGTGCCGTCGTGATACCGGAGGGCGATGCTCGGTTCGAGACTGCGCATGATCCCGGCGGCTTCGAGCACCAGATAGGTCATTTCATTCGTGACGTCGTTACCGTCCTTATCGACACCGCCTATCGTAATGGCCTGGAGAGAGGCAACACCCCCATAGATCGCGCTCAGGATCGGCGAGTAGATCAGGCCCAGTTCATGGAATTTGACCCAGAGGAGCAGCAACAGTTCGAGGGCCCCCTCCCTGGTGATCTCCCCGCTCGCGAGATCTCTTTCCAGGTAAGGGCCGAAGACCTTGTCGAAGCGGACCCCGATCCCCAGTGTTGAGTATTCCAGGTATCTCATGACATGGATGAAGAAAAATGACTGGAGGGCTTCCTGAAGGGTCCGGGGTGGATGTTCGGGGACCCGCTCGCAGATCTCGGCGATCTTCAGGAGTCGCCCGCGGTCCTTCTCTTCCGTTGCCTCTTCCGCCTTCATACGGGCCAGGTCCGCGTATCGATGGGCATATGCTATGGCGGCCTTCAGGGTGATCAGGACCGCTTCGAGGAACTCCTTTTGTTCGATGTAATCGGCGGGGACCTCCCTGTCGATCGCCGCAAGTCGTTCCTGTGCCTCTTCCATGATGCCTTTCAGGCCGATCCTGAATATCTTTTCATAGTCGGGGATGCCCAGCTCCGACCAGTGTGTCCAGAGAAAGGTGCCCTCATAGACCCAGTATTTCAGGATGTCCCCCGTGAACGCTTTCTGCTGGATGTCACTGATGGACCTGCCTTTCCAGTATTCGACCATTTCAGACAGTTCCCGGCGCCCCTCGTCGTCGAGGAGTGCCTGTCCTTCCTGCCCGGTGACGACCCTCTTGACGGAACGCCAGTTCATGTCGATGCCGAAATAGAGGCCTTCCGGCGTTGCGGCGGCGTTTCCCACGAGCCGTTCCCAATCCTGAATATACAGGTCCATCTTGTTCAAAATATTTTCGAAGGCCTTTGCCCTCCGCAGAACCATGGGGAGACCGTCCGTTTCCCTGTACGATTCCGTGAGATAGCGTGACCGCTGAAGGTCGAGCCTGATATCGGGGCGGTACATGCCTCGTGCGGAATCCTCGTCCTGATATCCCCTCCGCACGTTCCGAACAGCCTTGATGACCAGTTTGTCTTTGATATGTTCCGCGGCGAGATCCATAAGACCCTCCTGTAAAATAAATTGCGTTCATGATACTAAATGGCATTCAATGAGTCAATCGTCATTTTACTTTTTCTGCGATTTGTGTCACAGTGAGGTTCGTGAATTCGCGTGGCATTGAGGAACGCTTTATTGTAAAGAGATAAACAGGAATATCGAGCGGGGAGCTTACACAGTGGAAAAATCGACCTTCAGCGATCTCAAGTTGCAGGAACGGGAAACCCGGAAGAATTTGATAATCGATGCGGCGGAGCGAGTATTCGCCGTCAAACAGTTCGATCAGGTGAGCATGAAAGAGATTGCGAGGGAAGCCGGCATTTCGGCGGCGTCGATATATACCTACTTTACCGATCAGGAGCATCTTTTTGTCGAGGCCTTTCTCAGGGAAACGACGTCCCTTGTGGATACGCTCAAGGCCAACATATGCGACCGGGAAGAGGTGGACATGGAAGCCGTTATCAATGTCTTTCTCGAATATTTCAGCGAACATGACGCCTATTTCAGGATGATGGCCCACTTCATGCTGTACGGAAAGATCGGATCCGAAGCGCTGGAAAAATTGAATCACACGGCGCGCGGGGTCGTGGACCTGTTCGATACGATATTCATAAAGATGAAATATGAAGGGGACGATGTACGGCTCATGTCGCATACGTTCTTTGCGGCATTGAATGGGATAATGATAAATTTTCGAAGATACCCGGGGAGAAGTGAAGAAGAGATCCTGTCTCACATGAAACGGCTTGGAAAGATCGTGGCGGAGCTCTTCGGGACGTACCTGAAGCAAAAGGCGGGATCAGGTCCGGCAATATAACATAGAAAGGGTCAACGGTAGACTTGACCCCTTTATTCTTTATTTGTGATTCGTGATTCGGAAAGTTTTTTTCTTAACGCTTCACGTTTTACGTCTCACGCTGTTTATCTTTCTTGTCGTTTTTCCTTCCTTTTTTTCCTCTCAAACAGGATATCGGAATTTGCAGTACCTGTTTCAGGCATATCGGAACTACTGGTTCCGATATGCTAAAATGTCTTATGATATCGAAAGGATATCATAATTTCTTCATGCTGCAACCGGAGACGCTGATGAAAATCGGAACTGCCGGTTCCGACCAACGACACCATCATTCCAGATATATCATTTAATATCATATAGTTGCGTCGCTGGTACGCCTTTTGCGATTTGTGCCGCATAGTGAGGAACGGTTCATTGGTGACAAGAGGAATTATTGCGGTGAAGAAGGGTGACGTCATGTTGAAAGGGATCGTGATTCCCATAGAGTGGGATGAGAACGGCTGTGTGACCGCCGTGGCCCTCTCCACCCACACCGAAGACAGTTATGTGATCGAGCGGTTCGGCAAGGGACGTGACCTTTTTGAGTATCTCCAGTCCGAGGTCGCGGTGAATGGTGTCGTGCGGAGGGTTTCCGGGGCGAAGCACCTGCGGGTGACGGATTTCCGGTTGACGAAAGCATGGGATTGAAGGCCTGTGACAGTGAACGGGGGTATTTCCCCTGAAACATGCCTGTAAGGAGGAGATGTATATGGTGAGGCGAAGAAATCGGGGTATTATCGGCATAGTGATCATTATTGCCTGCGTCGGGCTTTTTTTCAGTGTTTCCGGGGCCGGTGAGCTGATGACCATCACCGGCCAGGTTACTGAGGATTTTCAAATCCTTTCCGATGACGGTATCCCCTATGAGATACTTATCAATGATATGGGCGCGGAGATCGTTGACCATATCGGAGAGCGGGTGAAGGTCACCGGCATTGTTGAGGAAGACGAAGGCTACAAGGTCATTGATGTTCAGTCATATACCGTTCTGGAATAAAGAACCGGTGCAGAGGACACCGTAGTAAGATTGAAAAATTAACGACATGATGGAAGGGAGAGTGAACAGCATGGAAAAGGAAATTTCGGCTCACGAGGAGATCGAGCCTCCCGGTTCGGGGGGCGTTGGCGGGCTCTTGTGGCGTGAGCCGGGGGAGGCTCTTCAGCCGGACCCGGTTCCATGGAATCAGGGAAACAGGAAAAAGAAAAGGATCGCCGTTTCGAAAAAGGCGTCCCACGGGGGATGCGTCACCAGTGAGAAAGCGGTGCTGTTCATGCGGCGCCATTTTCCGGGTGTAACGGTCCGGGAGTGGAGTGACTGGCAGTGGCAGTTGCAGCACTGTATTTCAAGCTCCTTCGAGCTGGATCGAATGCTCAGGCTCAGTGAAGATGAACGTAACGCCCTGGCACGATACGGAACGTCACTACCGGTGGCAATAACACCGTATTACGCGAGCCTCATCGATCCCGATGATCCCGGACAGCCGATCCGCAGAACGGTGATCCCCGTTACCGCTGAAATGAACTGGAGCACGGGGGAAAGCGAAGACCCCCTCAATGAAGACGATGACAGTCCTGTTCCGGGGCTGGTTCACCGATACCCGGACAGGGTCCTTTTCCTGGTGACTGATTTCTGTTCGACCTATTGTCGCTATTGCACCCGCTCGAGACGGGTCGGAAAACCCTCGGGCTGCCTGACGGGAACGAAGCGGTGGGAACAGGCCATCGCGTACATTGAGTCCACCCCGTCCATCCGTGACGTGCTGGTTTCCGGCGGCGACCCCCTGACACTTTCCGACGACCGGATCGAGTGGCTCCTTGAGAGACTGCGGCGTATTCCTCATGTGGAAGTGCTGAGGATCGGCACGAAGGCCCCCATGGTCCTTCCCCAGAGGATCACGCCAGCCCTGGTGCGGATGCTCAAGCGGTATCACCCCCTGTGGATCAGCATTCATTGCACGCATCCCGACGAGCTGACCGAAGAAACGCAGCAGGCCTGCCGGCGTCTCGCCGATGCCGGGATACCCCTTCAGAGCCAGACGGTGCTCCTCTCGGGGATCAATGACGATGTTGCGACCCTGACGAAGCTTTTTCACGGGCTGGTGCGCAGCCGGGTCCGTCCCTACTATCTCTTCCAGTGTGACCCGATCCCGGGTTCCGGGCATTTCCGGACGCCCGTCGCCAAGGGGATCGAGCTCATGCGGGGGATCAGGGGATTCACCAGCGGCTTCGCCGTGCCAACTTTCGTTATCGACTGTCCCGGCGGCGGCGGCAAGGTCCCCATCGGATTCGATTACACGGCCGGTCATGACGGTGAAGACCTGGTACTGCGGAACTACCAGGGAAATACGTACCGGTATCCCGATACCGGTGCTGATCGGTACCGGGGTCACAGGGAGGTGCCCGGCAGATGAAGATCGGCATGACCTATGACCTGAAAGATGATTACCTCAAGGCCGGGTTCGGTGCCGAGGAAACGGCGGAATTCGATAAATCGGAAACGATCGATTCGATCGAGGAGTGCCTGCACGGCCTGGGCCATGATGTTGAGCGCATCGGGAACGTGAAGGCCCTCGTGGCGAAGCTTCATGACGGTAAGCGGTGGGACCTCGTGTTCAATATAGCCGAGGGGCTGCGGGGATTCGGTCGGGAGGCCCAGGTCCCGGCCATACTTGACGCTTTCGATATCCCCTATACCTTCTCCGATCCACTGGTGCTGACCCTGACGCTCCACAAGGGAATGGCGAAGCACGTTGTCCGTGACCTCGGTATTCCCACGCCCGATTTTGTCGTCGTGGAGGCGGCATCCGACCTTCCGGCGGTGTCGCTTCCCTATCCGTTATTCGCAAAGCCCGTCGCGGAAGGGACCAGCAAGGGGATCGACGGGACCTCGCGGATCGAGGACGCCGCGTCGCTGGGGAACGTATGCCGGCGCCTGATGGCCGAATACGATCAACCCGTGCTGGTGGAGACCTATCTGCCCGGCCGGGAGTTTACCGTGGGGATCGTGGGAACGGGACGCGCGGCCCGCGCCATCGGGGCGGTGGAAATTCTTCTGAGGGGCGACGCGGAACCCGGAGCGTATTCCTATGTGAACAAGGAGAATTACAAGAAGCTGGTGGAATACCGCCTGGCGGAAGACGAAGCGGCGACCCGCGCCTCGGAAACCGCCCTTGCCGTGTGGCGCGGCCTCGGCTGCCGCGACGCGGGACGGGTCGATATCCGCCTTGACGCCGGCGGTGTGCCGAATTTTATCGAGGTGAACCCGCTGGCCGGGCTTCACCCCGAGAATTCCGATATCTGCATCATCGCCAACCAGGTTGGAATGGGTTACAGAAACCTCATTGCCGAGATCGTGGGATCGGCACTGCATCGACTGAACGGCGGGGGAAGGGTCCGGTAGGCGGTCCATGGGCAAATCTCTGATCGGTATCGTCCACAATGTTCCCCGCGCTGAAGGATATGATTTCACCGATTCTTCGCAGGATGTCCTCGTTCAGGTGGGATCCGTTGAAAAAGCCCTCGGTGAGCTCGGGTATTCATCCCGGCGGATCCCCTTCACGAGAGATGTGGACAGGTTTGTCGGCGATGTGCGCAGAGAAAAGATCGGTCTGGCCTTCAACCTCTGCGAGACCGTTGACGAGGAGCCCCTCTTCGCGGGTCACGCGGCGGCCGTCATGGAGCTTCTCGATA from Deltaproteobacteria bacterium carries:
- a CDS encoding AMP-binding protein, giving the protein MKKDFPNIFEHFSYVRHDPGWGAEPVPPAPEGNFYDLVKESVYRFPLKTALVFMGREVTYREMDELSDRLATALVAMGVRKGDRIAVVLPLSIQAVLAFHAVIKLGAISVPCNVMFQDNEMSYILNDSGAQTVICLDLLCPLIDRIKGRTGLRHVISVYIRDFSGPDGWVPPILTSEKQSIPGTVDFMELLESYPPTPPAVTVNSKEDTALIIYTAGTTGPPKGVMETHYSMINACLAQCHTVGCDHDFVNLQILPMFHIGGYYLMLHPMLYKGGTVVLMPMFDAAEYLRLIDTWKVDSLVAIPTVYIALLGQPDLKSHDLGNLKVCIAAGAPVPSELQKRWHENTGIKLSQGWGMTECNAGAIVNLPNRSNPDSIGVPVAGEAKIVNPETGEILPRGETGELMYRGLQVAKGYWNKPEDTKETFQTDGWLHTGDACYMDEEGFIFFVDRIKDLIIASGYNISPFDVESDIMQHPAVMEVAVIGVPDEYRGETVKACVVLKEEFRGKTTEEDILEFCKEKMATYKRPRIVEFIDMLPKSAIGKVLRRKLRERSGTEE
- a CDS encoding glycyl-radical enzyme activating protein, with product MTKGVIFNIQRFSLHDGPGIRTTVFFKGCPLSCKWCSNPESQRMQPQLIARDIRCTACGRCAEACPHNAIHMIPDTGRVIDWDACRQCLECFDACPSRSLQVSGTYMDRDEIIEEVERDLPFYHNSGGGVTLSGGEPLMQHRFAAELAAALKERGLSVALDTTGYAQKLAFDEILPCLDLVLYDIKTLDDDIHRAFTGVGNELILSNFEHIAGCVRTWLRIPLIAGVNDDPDEIGRIATLGKTLNVEKVSFLPYHEGGMSKCAQIGTVYEMPEAKQPSDAHISLLKRIVNDAGLAVTIGN
- a CDS encoding TetR/AcrR family transcriptional regulator encodes the protein MEKSTFSDLKLQERETRKNLIIDAAERVFAVKQFDQVSMKEIAREAGISAASIYTYFTDQEHLFVEAFLRETTSLVDTLKANICDREEVDMEAVINVFLEYFSEHDAYFRMMAHFMLYGKIGSEALEKLNHTARGVVDLFDTIFIKMKYEGDDVRLMSHTFFAALNGIMINFRRYPGRSEEEILSHMKRLGKIVAELFGTYLKQKAGSGPAI
- a CDS encoding KamA family radical SAM protein, which codes for MEKEISAHEEIEPPGSGGVGGLLWREPGEALQPDPVPWNQGNRKKKRIAVSKKASHGGCVTSEKAVLFMRRHFPGVTVREWSDWQWQLQHCISSSFELDRMLRLSEDERNALARYGTSLPVAITPYYASLIDPDDPGQPIRRTVIPVTAEMNWSTGESEDPLNEDDDSPVPGLVHRYPDRVLFLVTDFCSTYCRYCTRSRRVGKPSGCLTGTKRWEQAIAYIESTPSIRDVLVSGGDPLTLSDDRIEWLLERLRRIPHVEVLRIGTKAPMVLPQRITPALVRMLKRYHPLWISIHCTHPDELTEETQQACRRLADAGIPLQSQTVLLSGINDDVATLTKLFHGLVRSRVRPYYLFQCDPIPGSGHFRTPVAKGIELMRGIRGFTSGFAVPTFVIDCPGGGGKVPIGFDYTAGHDGEDLVLRNYQGNTYRYPDTGADRYRGHREVPGR
- a CDS encoding D-alanine--D-alanine ligase: MKIGMTYDLKDDYLKAGFGAEETAEFDKSETIDSIEECLHGLGHDVERIGNVKALVAKLHDGKRWDLVFNIAEGLRGFGREAQVPAILDAFDIPYTFSDPLVLTLTLHKGMAKHVVRDLGIPTPDFVVVEAASDLPAVSLPYPLFAKPVAEGTSKGIDGTSRIEDAASLGNVCRRLMAEYDQPVLVETYLPGREFTVGIVGTGRAARAIGAVEILLRGDAEPGAYSYVNKENYKKLVEYRLAEDEAATRASETALAVWRGLGCRDAGRVDIRLDAGGVPNFIEVNPLAGLHPENSDICIIANQVGMGYRNLIAEIVGSALHRLNGGGRVR